In Oscillospiraceae bacterium, the sequence GAAACACTTTATAAGAACAGAAGAACCAGGAATTTTTTTATCAACCATATCGTTATATTGATTATTAGTTATTCTTTTCATTTTTTCACATCCTTTATTATTTAGTATTGTTACATTAAACAAAATTATACAAAAAAGAACACCTCAAAAACTAATAAACTAAAAGTTTGAGTTTTCGCGATGTTCTTATTTCTATTTATACAATCTTAGAAATTTTAAATCTTTAAAAAACTATCTTGTTTTTTCTTCACCGAGTGTTATATCTACAGATATTATATCTCCTGACCTGTCAAGTTCAACTCTTATAGTTTGACCTGCTTTTTTAGTATCACGGACTTTGTTTAATTCTTCTATAGTTTTAACACGTTTACCGTCAGCCTTGGTAATAATATCACCACGTCTTATACCTGCTTTTGCAGCGCCGCTGCCTTCCTGAACCTGTTCTACAAATATTCCTTCCGGATAATTATAATATTTTGCCATATCTGAAGAAATATCTCTTCCAACAATTCCTATAACAGGTCTTCCTTTTACATAACCATGATTTATTAAATCGTCAAAAATCGGTTTTGCTTCGTCAACAGGGATTGCAAAGCCTAAGCCTTCTACACCCGTTGAAGCAATTTTTAATGTATTAATTCCAATTACTTCACCTTTGGTATTTACAAGCGCACCACCTGAATTACCTGCGTTTATAGCAGCGTCAGTTTGTATAAGATTGAAAGTTTTACCATCTGTTTCAACTGTTCTGTTAAGAGCACTGATGTAACCTACTGTAACACTTCCTGCAAATTCCATTCCAAGAGGATTACCTATAGCAACACAAAGTTCTCCTACCTCTAATGTACTTGAATCTCCGAGTTTAGCATAAGGATATGAATCATTTTCAAGTTTTAAAACTGCAAGGTCAGTTCTTGCATCATATCCTACCAAAGTCGCATTTTTCTTATCACCACTACTTAAAAAAACTTCAACCTTAGTTGCACCTTCTATAACATGGTTATTGGTTACAACATATCCGTTTTCAGATATAATTATTCCTGAACCGCTTCCCTGACTTTCTGTCATACCAAAAAATGTCTGGGTAGGAATGGTAGAAACTATCCCTACAACTGCAGGACCAACTTTCTTTGCTATATCAACAACAGAAAGTGTACCATCAGATTTTGCAACACCTGTATTAGTATCAACAGAGCCTGTTGTAGTCGGAATAAATTTATCAGGTGAATAAGATGAAACTATATTATTTCTCGCATATTCTTTGATATATCCAGGAATAAACATTGAAAAAGCAGCACAAGTAATCACCGAACCTAAAATCGCAGAAGAAACAATAAGTGCAATAAATTTAAAAAACGGCTTTTTACTCTTTTTTTCTTTTTTCTTATCTAAATATGTTTCGTTATAAGTAAAATACTGCTCTTTATTCTTAAAGTTCTGCCCATTTTGAAAATCATCATTATTCCAGTTGTTATTGTAAAAATCAGACATAATTAAGACCTCCGAAATTTTTTTCTAAAATCATTATAAATAATAAATATGAACATTTTATAAACACATAATGAATTATTTTTTTAAAGTGAAAATAAACTCTGCAAATTTTCCTTCTTCACTTTCAATCCATATTTTTTCACCATGTTTATTTATTATTCGTTTAACAATATAAAGTCCAAGCCCAACACCTGTTTTATTCTGACTTCTTGATTTATCAACCTTATAAAACCGTTCAAAAATGGTTTTCTTATCGTCTTTCGAAATGCCTTCGCCTTCATTTTTTATTGATATATATACCTTGTTGCCTTTTCGTTTGGTTGATATATCAATTATTCCCTTATGATACGAAAATTTAATGGCATTATCAAGTAAATTTGTAACAACTCTCTTAATACTGTCCTTTTCCGCCACCACTTCTTCAATCTCACTTTCAAACATTGCATTGACAGTAAGATTCTTTTCATTAAACTTATTTTCAAAACTAATAATAGAAAGACGTATAAGTTCGTTTATATTAAAGGTTGACAATTCAAGGCTTACTTCATCACTTTCAAGTTTAGATACATCAAGAAGGTCACTTATAAGTTTAGATAATCTTTTTGATTCATCTAAAACAACATTCAAATATATTTCCCTTTTATCAGGAGGAATAGTATTATCCAAAATCCCTTGAACAAATCCTGTAATAGTTGTCATAGGAGTTCTTAACTCGTGAGATACATCTGAAATAAAAGAACGCCTCATATTTTCTGATTTTTCGATAGAATCGGCCATATCATTAAAAGTTTCCGCAAGTTCGCCGATTTCATCATTTTTATTATAAACTTTTACCCTTGCCCTGAAATCTCCGTTAGTTAAATTCTTTGAGGCAAGTTTCAACTGTTTTATCGGATCTGCAACACGTTTGGTAAATAAAAATATAAGTATTAAAGACAAAAGCAGCACAACCAAACCAGAAAGAAGATAAATTTTTATAATATCTCCTCTTAATCTTGTTATTTCAGGAAGAAACGTTATTAAGTAAATTCCTCCAATGATATGAGAGTCAAACTTAATAGGAATCCCGACAATAAGGCTTGAATCCTTAAAAGAGCCTATTTTTTCTACTTTTGAAGAATTGATACCTCCATTAACAGTTTCTATCAAATCCTTTGGAATCCTTAAATCTCTGTCATTATACATTATTCCCGTATTAAAAAGGATAGAACCATCAGGATTTGCCAGTATTATATCACTTTCCAGATTAGAAGCAGACAGTTCGGAAAAAATTCTGAAATAATTATTAAAATCATTATTATCATATTTTACAATTTCTGTACTGATACTACTTATTTTTTCGCCTGCGTTCATAAGGAGTGTTTTTTTCTGGTCAATAACATAATTGCCTAAAAAATAAAATATTACCATACCGATAGAAACGGTTACTATAAGAATGGTTGATACAAAATAAACAAATATTTTCTTAAATATCATATTTAAAGTACCTCAAATTTATAACCGACTCCCCAAACGGTTTTTAAATTCCATTTTTCACTTTTATTTTCAATTTTTTCTCTTATTCTTTTAATATGAACATCAACTGTTCTTGAATCGCCAAAATAATCATAATCCCACACGCTTGATAATAATTGGTCACGTGTAAAAACCTTATTTGGATTTTTAGCAAGAAAATATAAAAGTTCAAGTTCTTTCGGAGGCATTTCAACCACCTTGTCATTTATCTTGAGTTCATAGTTTGAAAGATTGATATTTATATTATCATAAATTACCTCATCTTCCTTCTCCATCTCACCCTTATCCGAATCAAATCTTCGAAGAACTGCTTTAATTCTTGCAATAAGTTCCTTAACGTCAAAAGGTTTTACAATATAATCATCAGCCCCAAGTTCCAAACCTAACACTTTATCAAATGTATCGCTTTTTGCCGTAAGAAATATAATTGGCACTGAACTTACCTTTCTTATTTCACGGCACACTTCATATCCGTCCATATATGGCATAAGAATATCTAAAATGATAAGGTTTGGTTTTTCCCTGTTAAAACCATTAACTGCTTGTCTGCCATCACTCGCAAGAATTACCTCAAATCCCTCTTTTTCAAGATACATACGAGCAAGTTCACATATATTTTTGTCATCATCGCAGAATAATATTTTAACTTTTGTGTTCATAAAAACCTCCTAAGCATAAACTTTTTTTAATTGGAGACCTTGTAAAACTATAAGTTAGCTTCTTTTCTTAAAATATCTGCTTTATCAGTCATTTCCCAAGGTAAGTTCAAGTCTTCTCTTCCAAAGTGACCGTATGCTGCAGTATTTTTATAAATAGGTCTTCTTAAATCAAACTTTGAAATAATTGCACTCGGTCTTAAATCAAAATGTTTTTCAACTAAACTTTCAATTACAGACTGAGGAACTTTATTTGTACCAAAAGTATCAACAAGAACTGATACAGGTTTAGCAACACCAATTGCGTAAGCAAGTTGAATTTCACATTTGCTGGAAAGCCCTGCTTTAACTATATTTTTTGCAACATATCTTGCTGCATAAGCGGCAGAACGGTCAACTTTTGTCGGATCTTTTCCTGAGAATGCACCGCCTCCGTGTCTTGCATAGCCACCATATGTATCAACAATAATTTTTCTTCCTGTAAGTCCTGCATCTCCCATAGGTCCGCCAACAACAAATCTTCCTGTTGGATTAACATATATCTTGGTATTTTCATCCATCATATTTTCAGGAATTTCCTTTTTGATAACAAGTTCAATCATATCTTCTCTTAGTTTTTCCATATCAACTGTTTCACTGTGTTGAGTAGACAGAACAACTGTTTCAATTCTTTTTGGCATATCGTCTTCATATTCTACTGTAACCTGTGTTTTACCATCAGGTCTTAAATAATCTACCAGCCCGTCTTTTCTTACCTTAGTAAGCCTTTTTGACATATTGTGAGCAAGATAAATCGGAAGCGGCATAAGAGTTTCGGTTTCATCACATGCGTAACCAAACATCATACCCTGGTCACCTGCACCTAAATCTTCACCTGAATTTTCAGCCTTACTTTCATAAGAATTATCAACGCCCATTGCTATATCTTTTGATTGTTCATGGATAGCAGTAAGAACTCCGCAGGTTTCACAGTCAAAGCCGTATTTTGCTCTGTCATATCCGATTTCTCTTATGGTATCTCTTACCAAAGTCTGATAATCTATTGTTGCATCAGTTGTGATTTCTCCCATAACAAGTACAAGACCTGTTGTTATAGATGTTTCACAAGCAACTCTTGCATACTTATCCTTTTTTAAAATTGCATCTAATACTGCATCAGAAATCTGATCGCATATTTTATCGGGATGCCCTTCAGTTACTGATTCAGATGTAAAATATTTTTTCATTTGTAATCACCTTTTTCCTTTATTTAAAATAGTTTTGTTATAAGATTTGTTATAATTTCAAGTGCACCTGTAGTTATAGATGTTGCCACAACAGTTCCTGCAAAAATAACAGGAAGAGCCTTGCTGATTCTCATATTAAATATCGCCGAAGCAAGAGCTCCCGATATTGCCCCTGTACCCGGAAGAGGAAGTGCAACAAATATAAAGAGTCCCCAGCCTTCAACTTTCTTTAGTTTAGATGCTTTTTTATGTGCTATATCATCAAGTTTCTCACCCAGTTTTTTAAACATCTTCGTCTTTAAGAAGAATGAAACAATGGGACGGAAAAGAAGTATTATAAACGGAACTGGAACCATATTCCCTATAACACTAACCAAGAACAGTTGCCAGAACTCCATTCCCATATCAGTAAAAAACAAAATCGCATATCTTGATTCAATAAAAGGAATCATTGATGCAAAAAACGCTTTCATCCACAATGGAATCGGAATTGAAATTAAGAATTCTTTAACAAAATCCACTTTATCTCTCCTTAGAGCCGTCGGAGTGTCGAACTCCATACGCCTTAAACTTGTTAAATTTTATTTCTTATTATATCATCAATTTTATTTATACGCATATTAAATTCGGAAATATCAACATAAAAGTTTATAACACCATTTACGGCTACAGCAATTTTTCTATCATCATATTTATAATATTTTATTGTATCAGAATCCGAATTGGTATAAGTAAATGTGTATTCCAAAATTGGTGCTGTGTTCGGTGTATAAGAAAGTGTACCCGATATTTTCATACTTATAATCTCAGTATAGGCTTCTTTAAACTTTTTCTGGTCAATAAGTTTACCTTTATATTTAATATCGTGAACTTCAGTATCAACTTTCTTTATATCAAATGAAGCATTTATATCGTTATGGATATATGATAGTGTTGCCACATTATCAATCGGTCGTATACATACAAACTGCTGTAAAAAAGCAGTTGGCTCGTAGTTTAAAAATTCAAAACCTTTTGCATCAACAAAATAAACGCTGTTTTTACTATCCATCTTAATATAATATTTACCATCAACATTTGAG encodes:
- a CDS encoding trypsin-like serine protease translates to MSDFYNNNWNNDDFQNGQNFKNKEQYFTYNETYLDKKKEKKSKKPFFKFIALIVSSAILGSVITCAAFSMFIPGYIKEYARNNIVSSYSPDKFIPTTTGSVDTNTGVAKSDGTLSVVDIAKKVGPAVVGIVSTIPTQTFFGMTESQGSGSGIIISENGYVVTNNHVIEGATKVEVFLSSGDKKNATLVGYDARTDLAVLKLENDSYPYAKLGDSSTLEVGELCVAIGNPLGMEFAGSVTVGYISALNRTVETDGKTFNLIQTDAAINAGNSGGALVNTKGEVIGINTLKIASTGVEGLGFAIPVDEAKPIFDDLINHGYVKGRPVIGIVGRDISSDMAKYYNYPEGIFVEQVQEGSGAAKAGIRRGDIITKADGKRVKTIEELNKVRDTKKAGQTIRVELDRSGDIISVDITLGEEKTR
- a CDS encoding HAMP domain-containing histidine kinase, with product MIFKKIFVYFVSTILIVTVSIGMVIFYFLGNYVIDQKKTLLMNAGEKISSISTEIVKYDNNDFNNYFRIFSELSASNLESDIILANPDGSILFNTGIMYNDRDLRIPKDLIETVNGGINSSKVEKIGSFKDSSLIVGIPIKFDSHIIGGIYLITFLPEITRLRGDIIKIYLLSGLVVLLLSLILIFLFTKRVADPIKQLKLASKNLTNGDFRARVKVYNKNDEIGELAETFNDMADSIEKSENMRRSFISDVSHELRTPMTTITGFVQGILDNTIPPDKREIYLNVVLDESKRLSKLISDLLDVSKLESDEVSLELSTFNINELIRLSIISFENKFNEKNLTVNAMFESEIEEVVAEKDSIKRVVTNLLDNAIKFSYHKGIIDISTKRKGNKVYISIKNEGEGISKDDKKTIFERFYKVDKSRSQNKTGVGLGLYIVKRIINKHGEKIWIESEEGKFAEFIFTLKK
- a CDS encoding response regulator transcription factor, coding for MNTKVKILFCDDDKNICELARMYLEKEGFEVILASDGRQAVNGFNREKPNLIILDILMPYMDGYEVCREIRKVSSVPIIFLTAKSDTFDKVLGLELGADDYIVKPFDVKELIARIKAVLRRFDSDKGEMEKEDEVIYDNININLSNYELKINDKVVEMPPKELELLYFLAKNPNKVFTRDQLLSSVWDYDYFGDSRTVDVHIKRIREKIENKSEKWNLKTVWGVGYKFEVL
- a CDS encoding methionine adenosyltransferase is translated as MKKYFTSESVTEGHPDKICDQISDAVLDAILKKDKYARVACETSITTGLVLVMGEITTDATIDYQTLVRDTIREIGYDRAKYGFDCETCGVLTAIHEQSKDIAMGVDNSYESKAENSGEDLGAGDQGMMFGYACDETETLMPLPIYLAHNMSKRLTKVRKDGLVDYLRPDGKTQVTVEYEDDMPKRIETVVLSTQHSETVDMEKLREDMIELVIKKEIPENMMDENTKIYVNPTGRFVVGGPMGDAGLTGRKIIVDTYGGYARHGGGAFSGKDPTKVDRSAAYAARYVAKNIVKAGLSSKCEIQLAYAIGVAKPVSVLVDTFGTNKVPQSVIESLVEKHFDLRPSAIISKFDLRRPIYKNTAAYGHFGREDLNLPWEMTDKADILRKEANL
- a CDS encoding small multi-drug export protein — protein: MEFDTPTALRRDKVDFVKEFLISIPIPLWMKAFFASMIPFIESRYAILFFTDMGMEFWQLFLVSVIGNMVPVPFIILLFRPIVSFFLKTKMFKKLGEKLDDIAHKKASKLKKVEGWGLFIFVALPLPGTGAISGALASAIFNMRISKALPVIFAGTVVATSITTGALEIITNLITKLF